One part of the Calypte anna isolate BGI_N300 chromosome 14, bCalAnn1_v1.p, whole genome shotgun sequence genome encodes these proteins:
- the SSTR5 gene encoding somatostatin receptor type 5, with protein MDPLYFPNTFSPEAASSDANSSLLTNMTENRTLSDLPAFKYIHKVLIPICYLLVCAVGLSGNTLVIYVVLRYAKMKTVTNIYILNLAIADVLFMLGLPFLATQNAISYWPFGSFLCRLVMTVDGINQFTSIFCLTVMSLDRYLAVVHPIKSTKWRRPRVAKLISLTLWTFSFLVVLPVIIFSDVQEDFHTCNMNWPEPVNIWSAAFIIYTSVLGFFGPLLVICLCYLLIVVKVKSSGIRVGSTRRRRSERKVTRMVVIIVVVFVFCWLPFYTMNIVNLIFILPEDPVLVGVYFFVVVLSYANSCANPILYGFLSDNFKQSFQKVLCLRKGNGVEDGDPMEHRQENSSRLQESMLTQRNMEFNGHMQTSKL; from the coding sequence ATGGATCCTTTATACTTTCCCAACACGTTTAGCCCAGAAGCTGCTTCCAGTGATGCCAATTCCTCACTGCTGACAAACATGACAGAGAACAGGACGCTCTCAGACCTCCCTGCCTTCAAATACATCCACAAAGTCCTGATCCCCATCTGTTACCTCCTGGTGTGTGCAGTTGGGCTCAGTGGCAACACCTTGGTCATTTACGTGGTTCTGCGTTACGCCAAGATGAAAACTGTCACCAACATCTACATCTTGAATTTAGCCATCGCTGACGTCCTCTTCATGCTGGGCCTGCCCTTCCTGGCCACTCAGAATGCCATCTCCTATTGGCCTTTTGGCTCCTTTTTGTGCAGGTTGGTTATGACTGTAGATGGCATTAACCAGTTCACAAGCATCTTCTGTTTGACTGTGATGAGCCTGGATCGTTACCTGGCTGTGGTTCATCCCATCAAATCCACCAAGTGGAGACGTCCCAGGGTGGCCAAACTCATCAGCTTGACACTCTGGACTTTCTCCTTCTTGGTGGTGCTTCCAGTCATCATCTTTTCGGACGTGCAGGAAGACTTTCATACCTGCAATATGAACTGGCCAGAGCCTGTCAACATCTGGTCAGCAGCCTTCATCATTTACACCTCGgtcctggggttttttgggcCTTTGTTGGTGATCTGTCTCTGCTACTTGCTGATTGTGGTGAAAGTCAAATCCTCAGGGATCCGAGTTGGCTCAACGAGACGCAGGAGATCCGAGAGGAAAGTGACCAGGATGGTGGTGATCATCGTGGTGGTCTTTGTGTTCTGTTGGCTCCCCTTTTACACCATGAACATTGTCAATTTGATCTTTATCCTGCCCGAAGACCCCGTCTTGGTCGGGGTGTACTTCTTCGTGGTGGTCCTGTCCTATGCAAACAGCTGTGCCAACCCCATTCTTTACGGGTTCCTTTCTGACAACTTCAAGCAGAGTTTTCAGAAAGTCCTTTGCCTTCGGAAGGGCAATGGTGTGGAAGATGGTGACCCCATGGAGCACAGGCAGGAGAACAGCAGCCGCCTGCAGGAGTCCATGTTAACCCAAAGGAATATGGAATTCAATGGACACATGCAGACCAGCAAGCTCTGA